A part of Rhipicephalus microplus isolate Deutch F79 chromosome 8, USDA_Rmic, whole genome shotgun sequence genomic DNA contains:
- the LOC142768334 gene encoding uncharacterized protein LOC142768334, producing the protein MADIVIAIISSGWDTSARSYYAIPPNSVRTDNLGHTVLEAHWFIVSESTNFSKASVVTGLSFELSALEYVMVDQPRTLINSVYKRGLSVKKTGREALCRHKDFTGGPENYIGEPVFTYGVFSNSSKVLTLSEYKDSLATKFLKAVAHFGDLRANTAWLLYNVHNEGPNNQCAEPPFSVLKNFSAALKGVQGPTFR; encoded by the exons ATGGCAGACATCGTCATCGCCATCATTTCGTCGGGTTGGGACACTTCCGCGCGATCGTACTACGCCATACCCCCCAATTCTGTGAGGACCGACAACCTCGGCCATACCGTGCTG GAAGCCCACTGGTTCATTGTGTCGGAGAGCACGAATTTCTCAAAGGCGTCCGTAGTCACTGGCCTGTCTTTTGAGCTGTCCGCTCTTGAGTACGTCATGGTGGATCAACCGAGAACACTCATCAATAGCGTCTATAAGCGGGGCTTGTCCGTCAAGAAGACTGGGCGAGAAGCA CTCTGTCGGCATAAAGATTTCACTGGTGGTCCCGAAAACTACATCGGTGAACCTGTATTCACGTATGGAGTTTTCTCTAATTCGTCAAAAGTGCTTACGTTGAGTGAGTACAAGGACTCGCTTGCTACAAAG TTCCTCAAAGCCGTAGCCCACTTCGGAGATTTGCGTGCAAATACTGCGTGGCTCCTCTACAATGTGCACAACGAGGGACCCAACAACCAATGTGCTGAACCTCCATTCAGTGTCCTCAAAAACTTCAGTGCGGCACTGAAAGGCGTGCAAGGTCCAACGTTTCGCTGA